In the Podospora pseudocomata strain CBS 415.72m chromosome 5, whole genome shotgun sequence genome, one interval contains:
- a CDS encoding hypothetical protein (EggNog:ENOG503NXVB; COG:E) has protein sequence MAGAIMMVAYMGREGSVGARLDELANNCTVSCLVVYTSICATYLYFFRTLEDAKIYANTSESQAASYDLACVVLILFNGVGAFIEPFNIRKFIAAYISLPVFILLILCYNIRKHGFRFRDWWTDKSGDLSQTVQASSNTRKGRLEFPDSGITRHNWAVFVHWVWVWLK, from the exons ATGGCAGGTGCCATCATGATGGTCGCTTACATGGGCCGTGAAGGCTCAGTTGGGGCA AGACTTGACGAGCTAGCCAACAACTGCACTGTATCCT GTCTCGT TGTTTATACCTCCATATGTGCAACCTATCTGTACTTTTTCCGGAC ACTTGAAGATGCCAAAATATACGCCAATACGTCTGAGTCACAGGCAGCGAGCTATGATC TTGCTTGTGTCGTTCTTATCCTCTTCAACGGGGTAGGCGCCTTTATTGAGCCCTTCAACATTCGCAAGTTCATTGCTGCTTATATTAGT CTTCCGGTGTTCATTTTACTCATCTTGTGTTATAATATCCGAAAACACGGGTTCCGGTTTAGGGATTGGTGGACAGACAAGTCGGGCGACTTGAGCCAGACCGTGCAGGCTTCAAGCAATACGCGGAAGGGAAGGCTCGAGTTCCCTGACAGTGGCATCACAAGACACAACTGGGCAGTCTTTGTTCATTGGGTCTGGGTATGGCTGAAGTAA
- a CDS encoding hypothetical protein (EggNog:ENOG503NYDD; COG:S), with protein sequence MTMASTMPSSLFLPLTNVWRALVLRSDVNDIVLELLGRFSLERMYADASDRDTYQQLVITLLSQLKSIFDIQRLTLSVDNVHTAWYLGFLVSWEVALRSVEFVLQTINESRETIWENRLLRERYLAGFLLSSLRVLTLHPKSPAIQRSRDRRERFSRIHGLLEQVFDSFPGPNSFPLAACKEITTQLHLDPDSLGLPPALASGLPNLASQLSPFPPGLQPAAIADIVPAGYSGDWLVKYLALRDVSQFVVAASIQYAASKETRELRLEHSRNAVLSALDALLLPDTLDLSHQDTAGICVEECELDALDALFARLVARQAIHHVSDREMVHNMSQVIRNIALQDTIPFMPNQRPGLYSVNCPECHIIGASQLNPTDINTPTEHGHVARQLPPKTRCIHCGEAITIAREISTVRQTWELLEPLRLDADTVSLERHLPTQFLLRPPKPQTSGFTSLEYGNTLGIGAGKLGGHEAYGSSHQPKMVLSSPVSIDPIGSLYTGLLSPQSLNHSQSPLPLHNRSKLSDHHDKLDPALLTDRPTFSHDSPIFKQLQHNTDEASSINTPRSVPVVTSAEKGKSKWRLKFTTSKKPPAGVIADSSSLSSTTLEAQKARGNHSDSPYHPETSREREIVEEYQCYSFAKLYPCSILDLAAHTCPESTCILAAIARTHLAYVIGTRDQKLTLRIVNLVQPTVSVIEYRIPSTLWAKALAIDREENYDVFALKKRTVAFFQDGFTLLASTRSSKTGLMQIFSWRFPFHEFQELAACRYLIPLHESEDNGLSAAIFRPGSDGEETLVCITTWTQFGTPILIQPQDGHRSEIKVDGSGKFTKLGTRIQCAAFSPSGRELVIINDRGYVFQVSNLNSSPIDTRRVANSKELTAKSELFAMSFVTIADEENVLVAWVDSARATGWIKKIPMTGRVSNNTPLWRGEK encoded by the exons ATGACTATGGCTAGTACAATGCCTTCGTCGTTATTCTTGCCGCTAACGAATGTCTGGAGGGCATTGGTCCTCCGGAGTGATGTTAATGACATCGTCTTGGAGCTGCTTGGACGCTTCTCTCTGGAAAGgatgtacgcagacgcttcCGACCGGGATACGTACCAGCAACTGGTGATCACTTTGCTCTCACAGCTCAAATCTATATTCGATATCCAACGGCTGACCCTCTCCGTCGACAATGTCCACACCGCTTGGTATCTGGGTTTTCTCGTCAGCTGGGAGGTGGCTCTGCGGTCCGTTGAGTTTGTTCTTCAAACCATCAATGAGAGTCGCGAGACCATCTGGGAGAACCGTTTGCTGCGAGAGAGATATCTGGCcggttttcttttgtccAGCCTTCGCGTCCTGAC TCTTCACCCCAAATCCCCAGCGATCCAGCGATCTCGAGACCGCCGTGAGCGTTTTTCTCGCATTCACGGTCTCTTGGAGCAGGTTTTCGATAGCTTTCCTGGCCCGAACTCGTTTCCACTCGCAGCTTGCAAAGAGATCACTACCCAACTCCACCTTGACCCTGACAGCTTGGGTCTTCCCCCTGCATTGGCATCCGGACTACCAAATTTGGCATCGCAGCTG TCTCCGTTCCCCCCTGGTCTTCAGCCCGCTGCTATCGCCGACATTGTGCCAGCAGGCTACTCTGGAGACTGGCTTGTAAAATATCTAGCATTACGAGACGTGTCGCAATTCGTAGTTGCCGCCTCAATCCAGTATGCTGCCAGCAAGGAGACTCGAGAACTGCGTCTCGAGCATTCCAGAAATGCGGTTCTGAGTGCGCTCGATGCCTTAC TCTTACCCGACACCCTGGACCTATCTCATCAAGACACCGCAGGGATCTGTGTCGAGGAATGCGAACTGGATGCATTGGATGCTCTATTCGCGAGGCTTGTAGCCCGTCAGGCTATTCACCACGTCAGTGACCGGGAGATGGTCCATAACATGTCTCAGGTTATCAGAAACATTGCTCTTCAGGACACAATCCCA TTCATGCCGAATCAGCGGCCTGGTCTGTACTCTGTGAATTGCCCGGAATGTCACATCATAGGTGCATCTCAGTTGAACCCAACGGACATCAATACT CCCACCGAACATGGTCATGTTGCTAGACAGCTTCCACCCAAAACAAGATGCATACACTGCGGAGAAGCCATCACCATTGCACGGGAGATATCAACAGTACGGCAAACCTGGGAACTACTGGAACCACTCCGTCTTGATGCTGACACCGTCAGCCTGGAACGTCATTTACCCACACAATTTCTACTACGGCCGCCCAAGCCACAGACGAGCGGCTTCACGTCACTAGAATACGGCAATACACTCGGTATAGGAGCTGGGAAATTGGGCGGACACGAAGCCTATGGCTCTTCGCACCAACCAAAGATGGTCCTTTCCAGCCCTGTATCCATAGATCCCATTGGCTCTCTGTATACTGGGCTTCTGTCGCCTCAAAGTCTCAATCACTCCCAAAGCCCATTACCGCTAC ACAACAGAAGCAAACTTTCGGACCATCATGACAAGCTTGATCCAGCCTTGCTAACAGATCGgcccaccttctcccacgACTCGCCTATATTTAAACAGCTGCAGCATAACACAGATGAGGCTTCATCCATAAACACCCCGAGATCTGTCCCCGTGGTAACGTCGGCGGAGAAAGGAAAGTCGAAATGGAGGCTGAAGTTTACAACTAGCAAAAAACCACCTGCTGGCGTAATAGCAGACTCGAGTTCCTTGTCTTCGACTACGCTTGAAGCCCAAAAAGCTCGAGGAAATCACTCTGACTCCCCTTATCATCCAGAAACAtcaagggagagggaaatCGTTGAAGAATATCAATGTTACTCTTTCGCAAAGCTCTACCCTTGCTCTATTTTGGACTTAGCTGCTCATACATGT CCAGAGAGCACTTGTATCCTGGCAGCCATCGCCAGGACTCATTTAGCATATGTTATTGGAACAAGGGATCAGAAACTTACG CTGCGTATTGTGAATCTtgtgcaacctaccgtctcAGTTATAGAGTACCGCATCCCATCCACATTATGGGCAAAAGCATTAGCGATTGACCGAGAGGAAAACTATGATGTTTTTGCCTTGAAGAAACGCACAGTGGCATTCTTTCAGGATGGGTTCACACTTCTAGCGAGCACAAGAAGTTCGAAAACGGGCCTAATGCAGATATTTTCTTGGCGATTCCCATTTCACGAGTTCCAAGAGCTGGCAGCCTGCCGGTATTTAATCCCACTTCACGAATCAGAGGACAACGGTTTGTCCGCGGCCATATTTCGACCTGGATCGGATGGCGAGGAGACGTTGGTTTGTATTACGACTTGGACCCAATTCGGCACTCCTATTTTAATACAGCCGCAGGACGGACACAGGAGTGAGATTAAAGTTGACGGGTCTGGTAAATTCACCAAACTAGGAACTAGAATTCAGTGTGctgccttctccccctcaggCCGGGAGCTAGTCATCATTAACGACAGAGGTTACGTTTTTCAAGTGTCCAACTTGAATTCCAGCCCCATCGATACCAGAAGAGTAGCTAACTCGAAGGAGCTTACTGCAAAAAGTGAATTGTTCGCCATGTCATTTGTGACCATAGCGGACGAGGAAAATGTTCTGGTGGCATGGGTTGATTCGGCGAGAGCCACAGGCTGGATTAAAAAGATACCCATGACAGGGAGGGTAAGTAACAATACCCCCTTATGGCGTGGAGAGAAATGA
- the HTA1 gene encoding histone H2A (COG:B; EggNog:ENOG503P2TD) yields the protein MTGGGKSGGKASSGKNAQSRSSKAGLAFPVGRVHRLLRKGNYAQRVGAGAPVYLAAVLEYLAAEILELAGNAARDNKKTRIIPRHLQLAIRNDEELNKLLGHVTIAQGGVLPNIHQNLLPKKTGTKPGKNASQEL from the exons ATGACTGGCGGCGGCAAGTCCGGTGGCAAGGCGAGCAGCGGCAAGAACGCGCAATC TCGTTCTTCCAAGGCTGGTTTGGCTTTCCCCGTCGGCCGTGTTCACCGTCTTCTCCGCAAGGGCAACTACGCTCAGCGTGTCGGTGCCGGTGCTCCCGTCTACCTCGCCGCTGTTCTTGAGTACCTCGCTGCCGAAATCCTCGAGTTGGCTGGCAACGCCGCTCGTGACAACAAGAAGACCCGTATCATCCCCCGTCATCTCCAGCTCGCGATCCGCAACGATGAGGAGTTGAACAAGCTCCTTGGGCACGTCACTATTGCCCAGGGTGGTGTCCTTCCCAACATTCACCAGA ACCTTCTTCCCAAGAAGACTGGCACCAAGCCCGGCAAGAACGCCTCGCAAGAGTTGTAA
- the KGD2 gene encoding 2-oxoglutarate dehydrogenase complex E2 component (EggNog:ENOG503NX9F; COG:C; BUSCO:EOG09263I7I), with protein sequence MVYRGLRLAARAAPKFALYNNNTALRQLPLQFQHVRTYADKIVKVPQMAESISEGTLKQWNKSVGDFVEQDEEIATIETDKIDVAVNAPEAGVIKEFLANEEDTVVVGQDLVRIELGGAPSGDKPAAEPKESAPEKKAEPEKAPEPKQEESKPAASAPAPAPPKQETPEPKSKPAPAAAPEKPATLGNREEKRVKMNRMRLRIAERLKQSQNTAASLTTFNEVDMSALMEFRNKYKEEVLKKTGVKLGFMSAFSRAAVLAMRDIPAVNASIEGPNGGDTIVYRDYVDISVAVATEKGLVTPVVRNAEAMDLVGIERSIAELGKKARDGKLTIEDMAGGTFTISNGGVFGSLMGTPIINLPQSAVLGLHATKERPVVVNGKIEIRPMMYLALTYDHRLLDGREAVQFLVKVKEYIEDPRKMLL encoded by the exons ATGGTGTACAGAGGTCTCCGCCTTGCGGCTCGCGCTGCTCCCAAATTTGCGCTCTACAACAACAATACAGCCCTGCGACAACTGCCCCTGCAGTTCCAACATGTGCGGACATATGCCGACAAGATCGTCAAGGTGCCCCAAATGGCCGAGTCGATCAGCGAGGGTACTCTGAAGCAGTGGAACAAGTCAGTTGGTGACTTTGTTgagcaggatgaggagattgcGACCATTGAGACCGACAAG ATTGATGTTGCTGTCAATGCTCCTGAGGCCGGTGTCATCAAGGAGTTCCTCGCCAACGAGGAAGATACCGTCGTTGTTGGCCAGGATCTTGTGCGTATCGAGCTTGGAGGTGCGCCGTCGGGCGACAAGCCTGCCGCTGAACCCAAGGAATCGGCTCCcgaaaagaaggccgagCCTGAGAAGGCTCCCGAGCccaagcaggaggagagcaagcctgctgcctctgcccctgcccctgccccccctAAACAGGAGACACCAGAACCCAAGAGCAAGCCCGCTCCAGCGGCCGCCCCTGAGAAGCCCGCCACTCTGGGCAACcgcgaggagaagagg GTCAAGATGAACCGGATGCGTCTTCGCATTGCCGAGCGCTTGAAGCAGTCTCAAAACACCGCCGCTTCTCTGACCACATTCAACGAGGTCGACATGTCAGCTCTGATGGAATTCCGCAACAAGTacaaggaggaggttctcAAGAAGACTGGTGTCAAGCTTGGCTTCATGAGCGCTTTCTCGCGTGCTGCCGTACTTGCCATGCGCGATATTCCTGCCGTCAACGCCTCGATTGAAGGTCCCAATGGCGGTGATACCATCGTCTACAGAGACTACGTCGACATCAGCGTTGCTGTTGCTACTGAGAAGGGTCTCGTTACCCCTGTTGTCCGCAACGCTGAGGCTATGGATCTTGTTGGCATCGAGAGGTCCATCGCTGAGCTGGGCAAGAAG GCTCGCGACGGCAAGCTCACTATTGAGGACATGGCTGGCGGTACCTTCACCATCAGCAACGGTGGTGTCTTCGGTTCCCTCATGGGCACCCCCATCATTAACCTTCCCCAAAGCGCCGTGCTTGGTCTTCATGCCACTAAGGAGCGCCCAGTTGTTGTCAATGGCAAGATTGAGATCCGTCCCATGATGTACCTGGCACTTACCTATGACCATCGTCTTCTTGACGGCAGAGAGGCCGTGCAGTTCTTGGTCAAGGTAAAGGAGTACATTGAGGATCCCCGTAAGATGCTTTTGTAG
- a CDS encoding hypothetical protein (EggNog:ENOG503P6ZX; COG:C), with protein MSSRMAALSLYRRSLKLALDWSVHRDVWRGQALYIRSLFEKNRAVTDPRLQRALLKETEKLLENWKHPDPYIPPTAPGGSKYERNLPVPNLDPPPPLKF; from the exons ATGTCCTCCCGGATGGCGGCCTT GTCGCTTTATCGCCGCTCTTTGAAGCTCGCGCTCGACTGGTCGGTACACCGTGATGTCTGGCGCGGCCAGGCGCTCTACATCCGCTCCCTGTTTGAGAAGAACCGGGCTGTCACCGACCCCAGACTACAGCGT GCGCTGTTGAAAGAGACAGAGAAGTTGTTGGAGAATTGGAAGCACCCCGACCCTTATATCCCCCCAACGGCCCCCGGAG GATCCAAGTACGAGAGAAACTTGCCAgtccccaacctcgacc CTCCCCCGCCGCTCAAGTTCTGA
- a CDS encoding hypothetical protein (EggNog:ENOG503NXVB; COG:E): MAKPLYMATRTRALPGTPKNFVERAYDWNHPYSFFNLVYNAKDENLKVEHSIEGSLGTLLGVWTTFTSVMFSYIGMDIVAARAAESRALSDVESMKMAARKINLRVITLYSLAMLTASFVVPMDHPFINGHSTSVGARSIFIIVVVEAGMPKVAHFFNAVFVFPAFTCGINSMYIATRVLHTLALRGQTGPEFITRRLRR, from the exons ATGGCGAAGCCACTCTACATGGCTACGAGGACCCGAGCCCTCCCGGGGACACCAAAAAATTTCGTGGAGAGGGCTTATG ATTGGAATCATCCTTACTCGTTTTTCAACCTCGTGTACAACGCCAAGGACGAGAACCTGAAAGTCGAGCATTCCATTGAAGGGTCACTGGGAACTCTTCTAGGTGTCTG GACAACATTCACGAGTGTCATGTTCTCTTATATCGGCATGGATATCGTCGCAGCTAGAGCAGCAGAGAGCCGAGCATTGAGTGACGTCGAGAGCATGAAAATGGCCGCTCGCAAAATCAACCTTCGTGTCATTACATTGTATTCGCTGGCCATGCTCACCGCATCGTTTGTTGTCCCCATGGACCACCCTTTCATCAATGGCCACAGTACCTCGGTCGGTGCACGCTCCATTTTCATTATCGTCGTCGTGGAGGCTGGCATGCCCAAAGTTGCCCACTTTTTCAACGCAGTCTTTGTCTTCCCGGCCTTCACTTGCGGTATTAACTCTATGTATATCGCGACGAGGGTTTTGCATACCCTGGCTCTTCGCGGTCAGACCGGCCCTGAGTTTATTACGAGACGTCTTCGCCGGTGA